Genomic segment of Amphibacillus xylanus NBRC 15112:
CACATTGGCTTTGATGTTCTACATAACATTGTTCATCATCCGCAATTAACAGAAATTCCGAAAATCCTAGAGACACCTTATGTTGGGGAAGATAAAACGAATAAGAAACCACCTTATAAGTTTGAAATTGAAATGCTTAAACAAGGTATATTTGATGAACAATTAAAAGAAAAAATCACCTTACAGTAATTGTTAATTTAACAAATTAGAACCCGAATCAATCATATGACTCGGGTTCTTTGACGTTAATAAAAATGACTATAACCATTGATATTTTTAATAAAACCAGTCAGCTACATTATATTGTTTAATAAATTGATTAAGGATTATTTTAGCCTTTTTTACAGTTGTCTGATCTGTAATTTGCTCTAATTGTTTAAGTAAACTAGCTAAATCAGTTTTTTTGAAAGGATCAAGATCTTTTCTGCTTAATATTTTGACAATTTGCACAGCTTGAACTTGAGTTAATTCAACGTTATAATTTCTAGCTTGAATAATTAATTCGTTTGGCGTGACTTCAGTTAACTTTTTCCGAACGATATTCTTTAAAAATGGATTCATCATTATTCTCCTTTGTTATTCCTCACTATAAATACTATATGTTTTCACCACAAAATGTTTATAAATTTGCAGATTTTAATGCTAATTAGTTGCTTTTTCAAAAAAGATCGCTTAGCATATCCATTTGTAACATAACGATGTTACGAGAAAGGATGTAATAGATATGAAAAAGACAGTTATCATTGCTTGTCTTTCAATTTTATCTGCTGTAGCAATTTTAATGGTGCAACGAAATTATTATGACAAACAAATAGAGATAGAAGACTTATTAGCAGAAAATCAAATCTTAGCTGCTGAAAATAAGCATTTAAAAGCAGTGTCAACTTATGAAGTAGAATTAATTGAGCCAAATGATGATCATGAACATTGGGCATATATTGAAGATATTGCAGAACAAATGGTTCAGGATAGTGATGCTCAGTTTAAAAAGACATGGGCGATTTATCTAGCGAATGAAGCGGCGCAATATGATATAGATCCATTTATAATCTATGAATTAATAAAGGTTGAGACTGGTCACACTTTTGATCCACAATTAATTGGTCCCGAAACTAAATATGGGCACGCCTATGGTATGGCACAATTTATGAAAAATACAGCACCATGGATCGCAGATATGGCAGACTTACCTTATAGTGATGAATTACTTTTTGATCCATATTATTCAATGAAATTAGCAATTGTATATTTGGATTTCTTGCATCATAAGTACCAAGATTGGGACAAAGCATTAACTGCATATAATCGTGGTATGACTGGTATGGAGAACTATCTCGAGAGAAACGGTACTGCTAAAAGTCAGTACGCACATATTATTCAATCAAAAGCCAAAGCTCATCATACAGTTGCAATGGCAGAAAGCTAAAGCGTTATGTCTTTAGCTTTTTTTGTTTATTTAGTCATAGATAGGGAAAAGATAGATCCGACTAACTTCTAGTTGATAAATATCAGCTTTTGGATTTAGTGCTTGAAAATCTGAAATATAGCTTTCGATATTAATTGTTGGCTGTGGATTTAGTTTTTCAATAATTGACATGAAATTTTCGCCGTCATTAATCTGATAAGATACAACTTGAAAATTTATACTTTTACGCTCATAATTAGAATAGGAGGGTAGTTGATCAGACTGGTTAGAATTTTTAGGATGATCGTTTAAGTCATGGTAAGCAGCTATCAATAATAGAATAATAAATACATAACCTAGAAATCTTACTTTATTCAATCCTGTTTACCTCCCTTTTTAGTTCTAAAATATAAGCTGATGAAAGTAGGTGTTATACAATTGGGACTTTCTTCATTGTATTGGGTTAGTTTTCTGTTTATTGGTTTCGGAACAATGTTTTTACTTGGTGAATTACTTGTTAAAGCAAAAGGTCTATTTGCTATCCTTGGAATTTCATTAATTACACTATATTTTTATGCCTATCTTGACCCATCTATGATTATAACGATGATGATTCTCTACTTCTTAGGTATTCTACTAATCTTTATTGATGGTGAATTTGTAAATGACGGTACATTAGCTGGTATTGGTATTATTTTAATGATTATTTCAGTAGGGGTAAGCTCTCCTAATTGGGTTATAGGCTTATACGCTATAATTGGTGTTGTGATTGGTGCTGCTTCTTCATTGCTTTGGCTTAAAGTATTACCTAAAAGAAATATGTGGACCAAAATTGCTCTATTAGATAGATTAACAGATGAACAAGGTTATACGACTATGAATACTGATTATAAAGAGTTAGTTGGGAAAACCGGTGTAACATTATCAAATTTACGGCCAGTAGGGACAGTAAAAATTGGTGAAACGCATTATAGTGCACAATCTGATGGATATTGGATAGAAAAAGGAACAGATATTGTTGTTAAACAAGTAGATGGAACGCGTATTTTAGTAGATGTATTAAAAAAATGAGATAAATTATAAATCAGTTAATTCGATTTATATTACCCTTTTAAATGGATAGAATAAGAATTCTATTTCATTTAGGGGGTTTTTTATTGACAAAAATCATGTTAATTCATAAAAAACTGAGTAATGTTAAGATCGTGTAAATTTTTCACGAAAACTCTTTACAAACTGTTAATAGATAATTAATAATAGACATTGGTTTGCTCATACATAGTAGTAAAAAATTTTGAAGGGATGAACTAGTATGGAAATTGACATTATGTCGATTATATTTGAATTTTTTGGTGGCCTTGGAATCTTCTTATTAGGTATTAAATCAATGGGGGATGGCTTACAAAAATCAGCGGGAGATCGCCTAAAAGATATATTAGATAAATTTACAAGCAATCCAATCCTAGGTGTTATTGCAGGTATGATTGTGACTGTATTAATTCAGTCAAGTTCAGGAACAACTGTATTGACAGTAGGATTAGTTAATGCTGGCTTTATGACATTAAAACAATCAATTGGTGTCATTATGGGGGCAAATATCGGTACAACGATTACTGCTTTTATTATTGGTATTAAATTAGAAAATTACGCCTTACCAATCCTCGCAGTAGGAGCATTAATCATCTTTTTCGTTAAAAATAAAAAAATTGTTAACATTGGTGAAGCTATCTTTGGTTTCGGTGCGCTTTTCTTCGGATTGAAATTAATGGGTGATGGACTTGCTCCATTACGAGAGGTTCAAGCATTTCATGAGTTAATGGTTGATATGTCGGAAAACTCAATTCTAGGTTTTCTTGTTGGAATGATCTTTACCTTTGTAGTTCAAAGTTCATCTGCAACTATTGGTATACTACAAAACCTATTTGGTCAGGGAGCAATTGAATTAGAGGGTGCTTTACCTGTATTATTCGGTAATAATGTTGGTACAACAATTACAGCTGTACTAGCTTCGATTGGTGCTGCGGTTGCGGCAAGAAGAGCAGCATTAACTCATGTTGTCTTTAACTTAGTAGGTTCTGTCATTATTATGATATTATTAGGACCCTATACAAACTTAATTGCGATGATTAGAGATGCATTAGGATTAAATGCGGAAATGACAATTGCATTTGCACATGGTATTTTTAATATCGCAAATACATTGTTATTACTACCGTTTATCGGAGTTTTAGCATTTATTGTAACAAAGTTAGTACCTGGTGAAGATTCATCACTCGGTATTGAGCCAACACACCTTGATCCAATTTTTATTCAACAATCTCCGTCAGTTGCATTGGATCAAGCTAAAGAAGAAGTTGTGCGTATGGGTATGTATGCTGTACGTGGACTTGAAGAAGCAGCATTATTTGCATCAACGCATGAATCAATACATGCTGACAATGCCTTACAACTTGAAAATACAATTAACCGTATGGATCAAGAAATTACAGATTATTTAATTGATTTAGCAGCAACTCAACTATCCGATTCAGATAGTGAGAAACACTCTGCATTACTTGATTGTGTTCGTGATATTGAACGTATGGGTGACCACTTTGAAAATATCATTGAATTAATTCAATTTAAGATTTCAAATAAAACAATCTTAACAGATCAAGCTAAAGAAGATTTAGAAGAGATGTTTGAGATTACAATTAAATCTACTAAAGAGGCAGTTGAATCATTGCTTGACCGAAATCGTCAAATGGCTTTAAAAGTTGTCGAATATGAAACACAAATTGATCAGATGGAAAAAACGTTTAGGAAAAAACATATCATTCGCTTGAATGAAGGTATTTGTGCACCGAACTCAGGGATGATTTATGTTGATATTATTAGTAACCTAGAGCGTATCGGTGATCATGCGTTAAATATTGCTGAAGAAGTCATTGGTGAAAAGATTCCAGAAGCAATTCATTAAAAAAATAAGCACTCAGTAGGTAAATCTTACTGAGTGCCCCTATTTAAAATATATAATAATATATTTAAAATTTATAATAAAATCTATTGACTCATTATTTTTATTGTGATATATTATATATCGTCGCTGAAGTTCATACATACATTTGATAGCGACAATATAAATGTTCCACAGTAGCTCAGTGGTAGAGCAATCGGCTGTTAACCGATCGGTCGTAGGTTCGAATCCTACCTGTGGAGCCATTTTATGGCGGCGTAGCTCAGCTGGCGAGAGCGTACGGTTCATACCCGTAAGGTCGTGGGTTCGATCCCCTCCGCCGCTACCATTCTTTTTAGATTACATAATGGCGATCGTGGTGAAGTGGTTAACACATCGGATTGTGGTTCCGACACGCGTGGGTTCGATCCCCACCGGTCGCCCCATTATAAATACAGGACCCTTAGCTCAGTTGGTTAGAGCTATCGGCTCATAACCGATCGGTCGCAGGTTCGAGTCCTGCAGGGTCCACCATTTAGATTTCGCGGAGGAATACCCAAGCCCGGCTGAAGGGATCGGTCTTGAAAACCGACAGGGGCTTCACGGCCCGCGGGGGTTCGAATCCCTCTTCCTCCGCCATTATATTTTATACTTGGCTCAATAGCTCAGCTGGTAGAGCAACGGACTGAAGATCCGTGTGTCGGCGGTTCGACTCCGTCTTGAGCCATCCTTAAACAAGTCACTTATATCAGTGACTTGTTTTTTTGTATTTAAAATTTTTATTAATGTTTAAGTTATTTTAAATCAGGCAAAATACATATATCATCTTGTCATGGGAGTGACTGAAATTGCTGAG
This window contains:
- a CDS encoding DUF2624 domain-containing protein; this translates as MNPFLKNIVRKKLTEVTPNELIIQARNYNVELTQVQAVQIVKILSRKDLDPFKKTDLASLLKQLEQITDQTTVKKAKIILNQFIKQYNVADWFY
- a CDS encoding transglycosylase SLT domain-containing protein encodes the protein MKKTVIIACLSILSAVAILMVQRNYYDKQIEIEDLLAENQILAAENKHLKAVSTYEVELIEPNDDHEHWAYIEDIAEQMVQDSDAQFKKTWAIYLANEAAQYDIDPFIIYELIKVETGHTFDPQLIGPETKYGHAYGMAQFMKNTAPWIADMADLPYSDELLFDPYYSMKLAIVYLDFLHHKYQDWDKALTAYNRGMTGMENYLERNGTAKSQYAHIIQSKAKAHHTVAMAES
- a CDS encoding NfeD family protein — encoded protein: MKVGVIQLGLSSLYWVSFLFIGFGTMFLLGELLVKAKGLFAILGISLITLYFYAYLDPSMIITMMILYFLGILLIFIDGEFVNDGTLAGIGIILMIISVGVSSPNWVIGLYAIIGVVIGAASSLLWLKVLPKRNMWTKIALLDRLTDEQGYTTMNTDYKELVGKTGVTLSNLRPVGTVKIGETHYSAQSDGYWIEKGTDIVVKQVDGTRILVDVLKK
- a CDS encoding Na/Pi cotransporter family protein; translation: MEIDIMSIIFEFFGGLGIFLLGIKSMGDGLQKSAGDRLKDILDKFTSNPILGVIAGMIVTVLIQSSSGTTVLTVGLVNAGFMTLKQSIGVIMGANIGTTITAFIIGIKLENYALPILAVGALIIFFVKNKKIVNIGEAIFGFGALFFGLKLMGDGLAPLREVQAFHELMVDMSENSILGFLVGMIFTFVVQSSSATIGILQNLFGQGAIELEGALPVLFGNNVGTTITAVLASIGAAVAARRAALTHVVFNLVGSVIIMILLGPYTNLIAMIRDALGLNAEMTIAFAHGIFNIANTLLLLPFIGVLAFIVTKLVPGEDSSLGIEPTHLDPIFIQQSPSVALDQAKEEVVRMGMYAVRGLEEAALFASTHESIHADNALQLENTINRMDQEITDYLIDLAATQLSDSDSEKHSALLDCVRDIERMGDHFENIIELIQFKISNKTILTDQAKEDLEEMFEITIKSTKEAVESLLDRNRQMALKVVEYETQIDQMEKTFRKKHIIRLNEGICAPNSGMIYVDIISNLERIGDHALNIAEEVIGEKIPEAIH